TTCCGGCAGCGCCCGGCGCCATTGGCGCAGGTTGTACCACAGCAGCACCCACGATAAGGCCCAGATCCAGAGCATCGTACATTAGCCCCGCTTAGGCTGCAAGGGCCGCATTTCCATGTCCACAATATGGAAGTTGAACGGCGTTTCGATGGCGTACACAATGGCACCGGCAATGTCCTCGGGTTGCATCATCGAGGGATTGGCCGTGGTGCCGGGGATGTCGTCGAAGAAGTTGGTTTGGGTGGAGCCGGGGTAAAGGCAAGTTACCTTGATGCCATCCTTGCGCACTTCTTTAAATAACGAGTGCGAAAAGCCGCGCACCGCGTACTTGGTGGCGCAGTAACCCGCCATCATCTCGATGCCGTTGAGGCCGGCAATCGACGAAATATTAATAATATGGCCCAGCTGCTGTTTGCGCATTTGCGGCAACACGGCTTTGGTGCAGTAAAACGTGCCGTGCACGTTGGTATCGAACATGGTGTGCCAGTCCTCCGACCGAAAACCATCTACCTCGCCCGCAATGCCCAGGCCGGCGTTGTTCACGAGCGCTGTCACCTCCTGCCCTAGCTCGCGCTGGGTGTTGGTAAAGGCCTCCTGCACCGACAACTCGTTGCGCACATCGCACTCGAAAAACTGAAACCGCTCGTGCGTGAAATTTTCCGGTGCGCGGCGGCCCCAGCCGGCCACCACGGCGCCGCGCGCCAGCAGCAACTGCGCCGTGGCCAGGCCAATACCTTTGCTGACGCCCGTGACAATGGCTACCTTGCCGTTCAGATCCATAGTATTCTGGTTGAAAAAGTGTTGAGCTCGTTGGTAAAAGCCGCGCAAGATAGAGCACGGCCGTGGGTAAGGGCATACGCAGCCAAGGCCCTGCTGTTGGGGGCACCTTTGCTGCTCCCAGGTTGCCGCAAAGACCAGGAAGGCGACTGTTTCAAGAGCAGCGGCTCCGTAACCACCGAGCGGCGCGAGCTGCCCGCTTTTCATGTGCTGCGCCTCTACGACAACGTAGAAGTAACCGTGGTGCAGGACACCGAAACTTACGCCGAGGTGCGCACGGGCCGCAATTTGCAAGAAGACCTAAAACTGAAAGTGCAGGACGGCACGCTTACCATCAGCAACACCAGCCGCTGCAACTGGGTACGCCGCTACGATGTACCGCGCCAGGTTTGGCTGCACGTGCCGCGCCTCACCGATGTGTTTCATGTGGGCGAGAAGACCCTGCGCACCGAGGGCACCTTTCGGCAGGACACTTTATTTCTGCACCTCTCCCGCGCCGGCAACCTGGAGTTCAACGTCCAGAGCAAGTACTTGTGGGTTGATTTGTACGAGTTGGGCGACATGAAGCTCAGCGGTCAGTCGGAGGAGCTCATTGCTACCGTCGGCGACCTGGGGCGTTTGTTTGCCAACGACCTGACCACCAAGCGCGCCTCCGTGAACCTCCACAAACTCAGCGACGGCGACGCCCACGTACGCACCCTCGATTTCCTGGGTGCCGAAGTGGCCGGCACGGGCACGCTGTACTACAGCGGCCCGCCCGCGCAAAAGGATGTGAAGGTGACCGGCAAAGGCAAAGCGGTAGCAGTGCAATGAGCAATGAGCAATGAGCAATGAGGCTACGCCCGACTACTGCGCCGGTTGCGCCAATTGTTCATTGATCATTGCTCATTGATCATTGCATCAAATATCACCCAGTTGCGGGCGCATCAGGATTTCCTCGATTACGGCTTGCGGTGAGAGGCTGTAGGCGCCAAATACCGCTCCGGCAACGTCCTCGGCTTTCATAAAGCGTTCGGCGGGTAAATCAACGCCTTCCCAACTGGCCGTGAGCGTAGCGCCGGGCAAAATGGCCGTTACCCGCAGGTTGCTGTGCTTTAGCTCTTCGCGGAGGTTTTTCGTCATGCCGTAGAGGGCAAATTTGGCCACGCCGTAGGCCCCGCCGTTGGGGTAGGCCGTGATGCTGGCCGTGGAGCACATCGTGAAAATATGCCCACCCTCCTGCTCCAGCATGTGCGGCAGCAGGCCACGCGTTACGTCGTAGGCGCTGAGCAGGTTTACGGCCAGCATCTCGCGCATCGTGGAGCCGTCGGCGGCATCGTCTTGCAAACGCCCCGGAATAAAGTACCCCGCGTTGTTTACCAGCACATCCACCGAAGTACCCAGGCCCAGTACAAAATCCACGAAGCGGCGGGCCTCGTTGGTACGGCTCAAATCAACGGCCAGAGCGTGGAGTTTTACGTGCGGAAAGCGCTGCTGAAAATCCTCGCGCAGCTCGTCGAGGCTGTCGGCCGAGCGCGAGCACGTCACCAACTGAAAGCCTGCTTCGGCAAATCGGACCAAAATTGCCCTTCCGATGCCTTTCGTGCCACCCGTCACTACAATTGTTTTCTGCATAAGCCGTAAGATTGTTTCGCCGTTCGTACGTATGTGAGCGGGAAGCGTGCCGCGTCAGGGGCACGTTGCTCTTCATTTTTTTGACAGCCTAAGTTTATGGTCAAAGTTTTCGGCCAATATCTGCTTTTCCTGCAGAGCATGCTCGTTCGCAAGGAGCGCCTGCGCGTGCTCTGGAACCGCACCCTCGACGAAGCCGTGAACATCGGCATCGATTCGGTATTTATC
The sequence above is drawn from the Hymenobacter sp. YIM 151858-1 genome and encodes:
- a CDS encoding DUF2807 domain-containing protein; the protein is MLLPGCRKDQEGDCFKSSGSVTTERRELPAFHVLRLYDNVEVTVVQDTETYAEVRTGRNLQEDLKLKVQDGTLTISNTSRCNWVRRYDVPRQVWLHVPRLTDVFHVGEKTLRTEGTFRQDTLFLHLSRAGNLEFNVQSKYLWVDLYELGDMKLSGQSEELIATVGDLGRLFANDLTTKRASVNLHKLSDGDAHVRTLDFLGAEVAGTGTLYYSGPPAQKDVKVTGKGKAVAVQ
- a CDS encoding SDR family oxidoreductase, which translates into the protein MDLNGKVAIVTGVSKGIGLATAQLLLARGAVVAGWGRRAPENFTHERFQFFECDVRNELSVQEAFTNTQRELGQEVTALVNNAGLGIAGEVDGFRSEDWHTMFDTNVHGTFYCTKAVLPQMRKQQLGHIINISSIAGLNGIEMMAGYCATKYAVRGFSHSLFKEVRKDGIKVTCLYPGSTQTNFFDDIPGTTANPSMMQPEDIAGAIVYAIETPFNFHIVDMEMRPLQPKRG
- a CDS encoding SDR family oxidoreductase, translated to MQKTIVVTGGTKGIGRAILVRFAEAGFQLVTCSRSADSLDELREDFQQRFPHVKLHALAVDLSRTNEARRFVDFVLGLGTSVDVLVNNAGYFIPGRLQDDAADGSTMREMLAVNLLSAYDVTRGLLPHMLEQEGGHIFTMCSTASITAYPNGGAYGVAKFALYGMTKNLREELKHSNLRVTAILPGATLTASWEGVDLPAERFMKAEDVAGAVFGAYSLSPQAVIEEILMRPQLGDI